One window from the genome of Garra rufa chromosome 1, GarRuf1.0, whole genome shotgun sequence encodes:
- the pde6hb gene encoding retinal cone rhodopsin-sensitive cGMP 3',5'-cyclic phosphodiesterase subunit gamma — translation MNAAPPAGSALATPGSTTGPTTPKKGPPKFKQRQTRTFKSKAPKPGQKGFGDDIPGMEGLGTDITVVCPWEAFGDMELSDLAKYGII, via the exons ATGAACGCTGCTCCTCCTGCAGGAAGTGCTCTGGCGACACCCGGCAGCACCACCGGACCAACCACACCCAAGAAAGGGCCGCCCAAATTCAAGCAGAGACAGACACGCACCTTCAAGAGCAAGGCCCCCAAACCTGGGCAGAAAGG GTTCGGGGATGACATTCCTGGTATGGAGGGTCTGGGCACAG ACATCACCGTCGTGTGCCCATGGGAGGCGTTCGGAGACATGGAGCTCAGCGATCTGGCCAAATACGGCATCATCTAA